A window of Sulfurimonas sp. C5 contains these coding sequences:
- a CDS encoding acyl-CoA acyltransferase, with amino-acid sequence MAISVKQATEQDTKFLAQMILKSSRAGKKVGLFDFLFEMGSDAEVLEKIEKLTTTTSKSHCHYKNFLIAQIDGKNVGTLCSYEPRISNQETFIKALEEIGCCEDANDILAPFYECSFNIRNSTLMFDFMEELDDFVDVGVLKALMQKSLLNARLRGYRRAQTIIEIGSLETEMFYKKLGFRLVEQKECEEYRETFGRNGIMLFEIEF; translated from the coding sequence ATGGCTATTTCAGTAAAACAGGCTACAGAACAAGACACAAAATTCCTTGCACAGATGATCTTAAAGAGTTCTCGTGCAGGTAAAAAAGTGGGATTATTTGACTTCCTCTTTGAGATGGGATCAGATGCCGAAGTTCTGGAAAAAATTGAAAAACTTACAACGACCACTTCAAAGAGCCATTGCCATTATAAAAACTTTTTAATCGCTCAAATAGATGGGAAAAATGTCGGTACATTATGCAGTTATGAACCGAGAATCTCAAACCAGGAAACATTTATCAAAGCCTTGGAAGAGATAGGGTGCTGTGAAGATGCAAACGACATTTTAGCGCCGTTTTACGAGTGTAGTTTCAATATTAGAAATTCTACTTTAATGTTTGATTTCATGGAAGAGTTAGACGACTTTGTTGATGTAGGTGTTTTAAAAGCACTTATGCAAAAGTCACTTCTCAATGCAAGACTTAGAGGCTACAGAAGAGCACAGACAATCATTGAAATCGGTTCACTTGAGACTGAAATGTTTTATAAAAAACTCGGCTTTCGTTTAGTGGAACAAAAAGAATGTGAAGAGTATAGAGAAACATTCGGACGCAACGGTATTATGCTTTTTGAAATCGAATTTTAG
- a CDS encoding L,D-transpeptidase family protein → MIKVFLIAIFSPMLLLSSQILLVISNDFNTSKAKLSAYENSKKVFENIDVNIGKNGLGWGLGVREIPHKKSEPIKMEGDKKAPAGIFQLGVAFGYQKQIDLKLPYLYADDKLLCVDDVDSKFYNRFVNFDKGIQSFEHMKRDDEQYKYGLTVVHNQQQIKKRGSCIFLHIQKSPNHPTVGCTSMKEKDLLKILKWLDKDKNPILIQVPKLYLNEVYKLYPELKKD, encoded by the coding sequence ATGATAAAAGTTTTCTTAATTGCAATTTTTTCCCCAATGCTTTTACTTTCTTCCCAAATCTTACTAGTAATTAGTAATGATTTTAACACTTCTAAAGCCAAGCTTTCTGCCTATGAAAATTCTAAAAAAGTTTTTGAAAATATTGATGTAAATATTGGTAAAAACGGTTTAGGCTGGGGACTTGGTGTGCGTGAAATTCCACACAAAAAAAGTGAACCCATAAAAATGGAAGGGGATAAAAAAGCCCCTGCCGGTATTTTTCAACTCGGCGTTGCTTTTGGGTATCAAAAACAAATTGATCTCAAGCTGCCTTACCTCTATGCAGATGACAAGCTTCTTTGTGTGGATGATGTAGATTCGAAGTTTTATAACCGCTTTGTGAACTTTGACAAAGGGATTCAAAGTTTTGAGCATATGAAAAGAGATGACGAGCAGTATAAGTACGGTCTTACTGTCGTACACAATCAACAGCAGATTAAAAAAAGGGGTTCTTGTATATTTTTACATATCCAAAAGAGTCCTAACCATCCGACGGTTGGCTGTACATCTATGAAAGAAAAAGATTTGTTAAAAATTTTAAAGTGGTTGGATAAAGATAAAAATCCGATACTCATTCAAGTACCGAAACTTTATCTAAATGAGGTATATAAACTCTACCCAGAGCTAAAGAAAGACTAG